The following coding sequences are from one Prochlorococcus sp. MIT 0604 window:
- a CDS encoding 4a-hydroxytetrahydrobiopterin dehydratase, which produces MEPYILQDEELNELDVKIPGWEIKSKQIQREFNFANFIEAFSFMTKVALICEKYNHHPNWENVYAKVIIKLNTHDLGGITNLDQTLASEINKIFDQ; this is translated from the coding sequence ATGGAACCCTACATTTTGCAAGATGAAGAATTGAATGAATTAGATGTCAAAATACCTGGCTGGGAAATTAAATCTAAACAAATCCAAAGAGAATTTAACTTCGCTAATTTTATTGAAGCCTTTTCTTTTATGACTAAGGTTGCTTTAATCTGTGAAAAATATAATCATCATCCTAACTGGGAGAATGTTTATGCAAAAGTAATAATTAAATTAAATACACATGATCTAGGAGGTATTACGAATCTGGATCAAACATTAGCTTCGGAAATCAACAAAATTTTCGATCAATAA
- the hemC gene encoding hydroxymethylbilane synthase, whose product MTNFKLKIASRRSKLAMVQTLWVKDQLERNIPNLEVSIEAMATQGDKILDVALAKIGDKGLFTKELEAQMLVGHADIAVHSLKDLPTNLPNGLILGCITKREDPADALVVNKKNDCYKLENLPEGSIVGTSSLRRLAQLRNKYPHLVFKDIRGNVITRIEKLDAGEFDCIILAAAGLKRLGFESRIHQIIPSEVSLHAVGQGALGIECKSDDKKVLEIINILEDKPTSQRCLAERAFLRELEGGCQVPIGVNSKIQNEQLCLTGMVASLDGERLIKDQYIGNINDPEEVGKELAKKLKQQGAEEILSEIFEKFREK is encoded by the coding sequence ATGACTAATTTTAAGCTAAAAATAGCTAGTAGAAGAAGTAAGCTAGCAATGGTTCAAACTTTATGGGTTAAAGATCAACTAGAAAGAAATATTCCCAATTTAGAGGTATCTATAGAAGCTATGGCAACTCAAGGTGACAAAATCCTTGATGTAGCCTTAGCAAAAATAGGCGACAAAGGCTTATTTACAAAAGAACTTGAAGCACAAATGCTCGTAGGCCATGCAGATATAGCAGTACATTCTCTAAAAGATTTACCAACCAATTTGCCTAATGGCCTTATATTAGGATGCATTACAAAAAGGGAGGATCCTGCAGATGCTTTAGTAGTAAACAAAAAAAATGACTGTTATAAATTAGAAAACTTACCTGAAGGTTCTATTGTTGGAACAAGCTCCCTAAGAAGACTTGCACAATTAAGAAATAAGTACCCACATCTTGTTTTCAAAGATATCAGGGGAAATGTTATTACAAGAATTGAAAAATTAGATGCAGGAGAATTTGATTGTATAATTCTTGCGGCCGCTGGTTTAAAGAGATTAGGCTTTGAATCAAGAATTCACCAGATTATCCCAAGTGAAGTTTCCCTTCATGCCGTTGGCCAAGGAGCACTAGGCATTGAATGTAAATCTGATGATAAAAAAGTTTTAGAAATTATAAATATCTTAGAAGATAAACCCACCAGTCAAAGATGTCTAGCAGAAAGGGCTTTTTTAAGAGAGCTTGAAGGGGGATGCCAAGTCCCAATAGGTGTGAATAGTAAAATTCAGAATGAACAACTATGCCTTACTGGTATGGTTGCATCTCTTGATGGAGAAAGGCTTATTAAAGATCAATATATTGGCAATATTAATGATCCCGAAGAAGTAGGCAAAGAACTAGCTAAAAAATTAAAGCAGCAAGGTGCCGAAGAAATACTAAGCGAAATATTTGAAAAATTTAGAGAAAAATAA
- the rpoD gene encoding RNA polymerase sigma factor RpoD — protein sequence MCPVAAESKNSKPSSKKKINKKINTNLETIVEEDSNKNNQSLQTSAELNESNIENNNNEFSDSEEEDKGLGNVKLGPKGIYTEDSIRVYLQEIGRIRLLRPDEEIELARKIADLLQLEELATQYESEKGHFPSVREWAELIDMPLPKFRRRLLLGRRAKEKMVQSNLRLVVSIAKKYMNRGLSFQDLIQEGSLGLIRAAEKFDHEKGYKFSTYATWWIRQAITRAIADQSRTIRLPVHLYETISRIKKTTKVLSQEFGRKPSEEEIAESMEMTIEKLRFIAKSAQLPISLETPIGKEEDSRLGDFIEADIENPEQDVSKTLLREDLEGVLATLSPRERDVLRLRYGIDDGRMKTLEEIGQIFDVTRERIRQIEAKALRKLRHPNRNGVLKEYIK from the coding sequence ATGTGTCCAGTCGCAGCAGAATCAAAGAATTCAAAGCCTAGTTCAAAAAAAAAGATCAATAAAAAAATTAATACAAATTTAGAAACAATAGTTGAAGAAGATAGTAATAAAAATAATCAATCTTTACAGACATCTGCTGAGTTAAACGAAAGCAATATTGAAAATAACAATAATGAATTTAGTGATTCTGAAGAAGAAGATAAAGGGCTCGGGAATGTAAAACTTGGGCCAAAAGGTATCTACACTGAAGATTCAATAAGAGTTTATCTCCAAGAAATTGGAAGAATTAGACTTTTAAGACCAGATGAAGAAATTGAGCTTGCAAGAAAAATTGCTGACTTACTCCAATTAGAAGAGCTAGCAACTCAATATGAGTCAGAAAAAGGACATTTCCCATCTGTAAGAGAATGGGCCGAGTTAATAGATATGCCTCTTCCCAAATTCAGAAGAAGACTTCTCTTAGGGCGGAGAGCTAAAGAAAAAATGGTTCAATCAAATTTAAGATTAGTTGTTTCCATTGCTAAAAAATATATGAACAGAGGTTTATCATTTCAAGATTTAATCCAAGAAGGAAGTTTGGGTCTAATTAGGGCAGCGGAAAAATTTGACCATGAAAAAGGTTATAAGTTCTCTACATATGCAACTTGGTGGATTCGCCAAGCCATTACAAGAGCAATTGCGGATCAAAGTAGAACTATTAGATTGCCAGTTCACTTATACGAGACAATATCCAGAATTAAAAAAACCACAAAAGTTCTTAGCCAAGAATTTGGCAGGAAACCTAGTGAAGAAGAAATCGCTGAGAGTATGGAAATGACAATCGAAAAATTAAGATTTATAGCTAAAAGTGCGCAACTTCCTATTTCTTTAGAAACTCCAATAGGGAAAGAAGAAGACTCAAGACTAGGAGACTTTATAGAGGCTGATATAGAAAATCCAGAGCAAGATGTTTCTAAAACTCTACTAAGAGAAGATTTGGAAGGAGTATTAGCCACTCTTAGTCCAAGAGAAAGAGATGTTCTCAGATTGAGATATGGAATTGATGATGGAAGAATGAAAACTCTTGAAGAAATTGGCCAGATTTTTGATGTGACGAGAGAAAGAATTAGACAAATAGAGGCAAAAGCCCTAAGAAAACTTAGACATCCAAATCGAAATGGGGTTTTAAAAGAATATATAAAATAA
- a CDS encoding carboxypeptidase M32, whose amino-acid sequence MAETHWNKLGAYLKETQILGSIQNTLYWDQNTGMPKKGASWRSEQLTYIAKVLHERNSSEQFSNLIQSAKNELADIERNSDNQLFIKDKERNISILLKEFNRERNLDPKLVESLAKAKSKGYESWQEAKEKSDFKIFLPFFEELVKLRIEEAKQISDKHSPWETLAQPFEPELTLKWLNKMFQPLKDILPELIRGINKSKKYHWDLSPESQHNLFSQLLDEFGRDKDLVVVGKSPHPFSITLGPNDYRITTRIVEGEPLSSFLATAHEWGHSIYEQGLPSQSHQWFAWPLGQATSMGIHESQSLFWENRIVKSKSFSKRFFNKFVSAGCSLDNYLELWKSINHLEAGLNRVEADELTYGLHILIRTELEIDLIERGLPAEDIPTEWNKRYDELLGIKPSNDSEGCLQDVHWSEGAFGYFPSYLLGHVISAQISSQMERDIGLIDNLIENGEYQKIIFWLKNNIHKYGRSVNCMELVRAVTNEELSPKSFINHLRSKINDFC is encoded by the coding sequence TTGGCTGAAACTCATTGGAATAAACTGGGCGCTTACCTTAAAGAAACACAAATATTAGGTTCAATCCAAAATACACTTTATTGGGATCAGAATACTGGAATGCCAAAGAAAGGTGCTTCTTGGAGGTCTGAACAACTTACTTATATTGCAAAAGTATTGCATGAAAGAAATTCTTCCGAGCAATTTTCTAATTTAATACAATCTGCTAAAAATGAACTAGCAGATATTGAACGAAATTCCGATAATCAACTTTTCATAAAAGATAAAGAAAGAAATATTAGTATTTTATTGAAGGAATTTAATAGAGAAAGAAATTTAGATCCTAAATTAGTTGAGTCTCTAGCAAAGGCAAAATCTAAAGGTTATGAAAGCTGGCAAGAAGCTAAGGAAAAATCAGATTTTAAAATTTTTCTTCCTTTCTTTGAAGAATTAGTTAAATTGCGGATTGAAGAGGCAAAACAAATATCAGATAAACATTCACCATGGGAAACTTTAGCCCAACCCTTTGAGCCTGAATTAACTTTAAAGTGGCTGAATAAAATGTTTCAGCCTTTGAAAGATATTCTCCCAGAGTTGATTAGAGGTATTAATAAATCTAAGAAATATCACTGGGATTTGAGTCCAGAATCTCAACATAATTTATTTTCTCAATTACTTGATGAGTTTGGGAGAGATAAAGATCTAGTTGTTGTTGGTAAATCTCCCCATCCTTTTTCGATTACATTAGGGCCTAATGATTACAGGATTACGACAAGAATTGTTGAAGGTGAACCATTATCAAGTTTTTTAGCAACTGCGCATGAGTGGGGGCATTCTATTTATGAACAGGGTTTGCCATCTCAAAGTCATCAATGGTTTGCTTGGCCTTTAGGTCAAGCAACCTCTATGGGTATTCATGAAAGTCAATCTTTATTTTGGGAAAATAGAATAGTTAAATCCAAATCTTTTTCAAAAAGATTTTTTAACAAATTTGTTTCGGCTGGATGTTCTCTTGATAATTATTTAGAACTATGGAAATCTATTAATCATTTGGAAGCGGGATTAAATAGGGTTGAAGCGGATGAATTGACTTATGGCTTACACATATTAATAAGAACTGAACTTGAAATAGATTTAATTGAAAGAGGGTTACCTGCTGAAGATATTCCAACAGAATGGAATAAAAGATATGATGAACTCCTAGGAATTAAACCATCTAATGATTCAGAAGGTTGCCTTCAAGATGTTCATTGGAGTGAAGGGGCGTTTGGATATTTCCCCTCATATTTGTTAGGACATGTTATAAGTGCGCAAATATCTTCTCAAATGGAAAGAGACATAGGTTTGATTGACAACTTAATTGAAAATGGTGAATATCAAAAGATCATCTTTTGGTTAAAAAATAATATACATAAATATGGAAGATCAGTTAATTGTATGGAGTTGGTAAGAGCTGTAACTAATGAAGAACTATCGCCAAAATCTTTTATTAATCATTTAAGGTCTAAAATAAATGATTTTTGCTGA
- a CDS encoding secondary thiamine-phosphate synthase enzyme YjbQ has translation MEQIFSKLKFITHGEGFIDITYDLNLCVEKNNFHSGILNLTSLHTSCSLTINENADPNVLRDLKKYMQSIVPYDSYLTLSKNREEISYKHYQEGADDMPAHIKTSLTNTCLSLSFQDGEIILGTWQAVYLWEHRFDQKERIINVHIIGEKK, from the coding sequence ATGGAACAAATATTTTCAAAATTAAAATTCATAACCCATGGCGAGGGTTTTATTGATATCACATATGATTTAAATTTATGTGTTGAAAAAAATAATTTTCATTCCGGAATCTTAAATTTAACTTCACTTCATACAAGTTGTAGTTTAACTATTAATGAGAACGCAGATCCAAATGTACTGAGGGACCTAAAAAAGTATATGCAATCGATAGTTCCCTATGATTCCTACTTAACCTTATCAAAAAATAGAGAAGAAATATCCTATAAACATTATCAAGAGGGGGCTGACGATATGCCAGCACATATTAAAACATCCCTAACAAACACTTGTTTATCTTTGAGTTTTCAAGACGGGGAAATTATACTTGGCACATGGCAAGCAGTTTATTTATGGGAACATCGATTTGATCAAAAGGAAAGAATCATTAACGTACATATAATTGGTGAGAAAAAGTAA
- a CDS encoding GTP-binding protein, which produces MINNIEGFTSVSYETFEPFSLRKFQYFLDNQISQNVFRAKGILWFMESERKHIFHLSGKRFSLDDEEWTKEKSNKIVLIGKNLDHQTIKNQLSSCRFNSD; this is translated from the coding sequence TTGATCAATAATATCGAGGGTTTTACCTCAGTTTCTTATGAGACATTTGAACCATTTTCCTTAAGGAAGTTTCAATATTTCTTAGATAATCAAATCTCACAAAATGTATTTAGAGCAAAAGGAATATTATGGTTTATGGAAAGTGAAAGAAAACACATTTTTCACCTATCTGGAAAGCGTTTTTCTCTAGATGATGAGGAATGGACAAAAGAAAAATCTAACAAGATAGTATTAATTGGGAAAAACTTAGATCACCAAACTATTAAAAATCAACTGTCATCATGTAGATTTAATTCAGATTAG
- a CDS encoding iron ABC transporter permease, producing MKIRIKGFKKKLTELNFLYFSSFIFSLLVIIPITNFLLEGIDYIISGNFSLGIAGGEEVLGTLKVLILTSFFGGGLGTLNGWLLSNCDFKFRKVLRICQLVPLAAPAYLITAILQDLGSIFGYQVTGLWWGVLILSISTYPYVFILANESFNKFGVNQINASRGLGVGPWRSFFKIALPMALPALITGISLMCMEVMNELGTFALLNIPSISTGIAENWIIEGNPKSAIGLSLVALLMIFTLIIFEKLSRRKSKRWSENPASKDSQGWELNKTRAFVAIIISLFPPIFSFGIPCFWVLLNIDLIQKGLSIELLNLSLRTISLGLLTALIAMLFSLIISLARRPNKSLLLGLITNLAGIGYAIPGTVLALSLISISSSKFNFIAICLLIWGYLVRFLTISKGSIDSSLERISPNLDEAALGLGENWLGIIKRIHLPLLQGPIFVGSLLVFVDTIKELPLTFILRPFDFDTLSVRIYQYAGDERMVEAILPAILIMTLGLISSITLIPSLEKKN from the coding sequence TTGAAAATACGCATTAAAGGTTTTAAAAAAAAATTAACAGAATTAAATTTTCTTTATTTCTCTTCTTTTATTTTTTCACTCTTAGTAATCATTCCAATTACTAATTTCCTTCTAGAGGGAATTGATTACATTATTAGTGGGAATTTTTCATTAGGTATTGCTGGAGGAGAAGAGGTATTAGGAACTTTAAAAGTTCTAATACTGACAAGTTTTTTTGGTGGCGGGTTAGGAACTTTGAATGGATGGTTACTTTCAAATTGTGATTTTAAGTTCAGAAAAGTTCTCCGTATTTGTCAGCTAGTTCCATTAGCTGCCCCAGCATATCTAATAACAGCTATTTTGCAGGATTTAGGAAGTATTTTTGGGTATCAAGTAACTGGTTTATGGTGGGGGGTATTAATACTTTCAATTTCTACTTATCCATATGTATTCATTCTTGCTAACGAAAGTTTTAATAAATTTGGAGTTAATCAAATCAATGCTAGTAGAGGATTAGGAGTAGGGCCTTGGAGGAGCTTCTTTAAAATCGCTTTACCAATGGCGTTACCAGCACTAATAACAGGAATAAGTTTAATGTGTATGGAAGTCATGAATGAGTTAGGTACATTTGCATTATTAAACATACCAAGTATTTCTACTGGTATAGCTGAAAATTGGATAATTGAGGGTAATCCAAAAAGTGCTATTGGATTATCTTTGGTAGCCTTATTAATGATTTTCACTTTAATTATTTTCGAAAAGTTATCAAGAAGAAAATCAAAGAGGTGGAGTGAAAATCCTGCATCAAAAGATTCTCAAGGATGGGAATTAAACAAAACTAGAGCTTTTGTAGCAATAATCATATCTTTATTTCCTCCAATTTTCTCTTTCGGGATACCATGTTTTTGGGTTCTACTCAATATAGATCTAATTCAAAAAGGGTTATCTATAGAATTACTTAACCTATCACTAAGGACCATAAGTCTAGGACTTTTAACTGCATTAATAGCAATGCTATTCTCCTTAATAATTTCCTTAGCCAGGCGCCCAAATAAAAGCTTATTACTAGGACTAATAACTAATCTTGCGGGGATAGGTTACGCAATCCCAGGCACTGTATTAGCTTTATCTTTAATAAGCATTTCTTCTTCAAAATTTAATTTTATTGCTATTTGCTTATTAATTTGGGGTTACCTTGTTCGATTTCTAACTATCTCTAAGGGTTCTATTGATTCAAGTCTTGAGAGAATTTCTCCTAATCTTGATGAAGCCGCACTTGGACTAGGAGAGAATTGGCTGGGGATCATCAAAAGAATTCATCTACCTCTTCTACAAGGGCCAATATTCGTAGGATCACTTCTAGTTTTTGTTGACACGATAAAAGAATTACCCTTAACCTTTATTTTAAGACCATTCGATTTCGATACATTATCTGTGAGAATATATCAATATGCTGGAGATGAAAGAATGGTAGAGGCAATATTACCGGCCATTCTTATTATGACTTTAGGCCTTATTTCATCAATTACATTGATACCAAGTTTAGAGAAAAAAAACTAA
- the larC gene encoding nickel pincer cofactor biosynthesis protein LarC, whose protein sequence is MEDVLIECSPGVSGDMLLGAFYDLGVPKKVIESPLIDLGLNDLYQLEFKESKSCSIRGIKVKVKNIDSLPIKRTWRSIKELILNSHIEDKLKKLIYEVFESLARAEGKVHGIKSEEVHFHEVGAIDSLVDIIGVCAALNYLNPNKVYCNEPMLGKGFVKTEHGKLSVPTPAVIELIKQKNIKVLSSSDSIEGELSTPTGIALLASLVDYLEPPSKYSINSYGVGIGNLKFPFPNLVRVYKITSFEDSFVNEQMNPKCEDISVQEAWIDDQTPEDISNFVEKLRIEGAYDVSYQAINMKKNRIGFSIQVILPIEKKEFFRRLWFDYTNTIGVRERTQSRWILLRRRGECSTTFGNIKVKQTMKPDGSINMKPENDEVLRLKLKHKISSYEIRKIIKESSKKFKAFEDWK, encoded by the coding sequence ATGGAAGATGTTTTAATTGAATGTTCTCCTGGTGTGTCTGGAGATATGTTACTAGGAGCTTTTTATGATTTGGGGGTGCCCAAAAAAGTCATTGAAAGCCCTCTCATTGATCTTGGATTAAATGATCTTTATCAATTAGAGTTTAAAGAATCAAAAAGTTGTTCAATACGAGGGATCAAGGTAAAGGTTAAGAATATTGATTCTCTTCCTATTAAAAGAACTTGGAGAAGTATTAAGGAACTTATTTTAAATAGTCACATAGAAGATAAATTAAAGAAATTAATTTATGAAGTATTTGAATCTTTAGCAAGAGCGGAAGGAAAAGTTCATGGCATCAAATCTGAGGAAGTTCATTTTCATGAAGTTGGAGCTATTGATTCCTTGGTGGATATCATAGGAGTATGTGCTGCATTGAATTACTTAAATCCTAATAAGGTTTATTGTAATGAACCAATGTTAGGGAAAGGTTTTGTTAAAACTGAACATGGAAAATTATCTGTCCCAACCCCTGCCGTAATAGAGCTTATAAAGCAAAAAAATATTAAGGTTTTATCAAGCAGTGACTCAATAGAGGGTGAACTCTCAACACCAACAGGCATTGCTTTACTTGCAAGTTTAGTGGACTATCTAGAGCCTCCTTCAAAATATTCTATTAACTCTTATGGAGTAGGTATCGGTAATCTTAAATTTCCATTCCCTAATTTGGTAAGAGTTTATAAAATTACTTCATTTGAGGATTCATTTGTTAATGAACAAATGAATCCAAAGTGTGAAGACATATCTGTTCAAGAGGCATGGATTGATGACCAAACACCTGAAGATATATCTAATTTTGTGGAGAAACTGAGGATCGAAGGAGCTTACGATGTTTCTTATCAAGCTATCAATATGAAAAAAAATAGAATTGGATTTTCTATTCAAGTAATTTTGCCCATAGAGAAAAAAGAATTTTTTAGGCGATTATGGTTCGATTATACAAATACTATTGGGGTTCGTGAAAGGACCCAATCTAGATGGATATTACTCAGGCGTAGAGGAGAATGTTCAACAACTTTTGGAAATATAAAAGTTAAACAAACAATGAAACCAGATGGATCTATAAATATGAAACCAGAAAATGATGAAGTTTTGAGATTGAAATTAAAGCATAAAATATCAAGTTATGAAATAAGAAAAATAATAAAAGAGTCAAGTAAAAAATTTAAAGCATTTGAAGACTGGAAATGA
- a CDS encoding inorganic diphosphatase, with protein MANLNQPPSRVTPNLLHILNAFTDSSNTIINTIVELNSNTINKYELITETGHLKLDRVGYSSLAYPFAYGCIPRTWDEDGDPLDVEIVGVTEPLIPGSIVEARIIGVMKFDDGGEVDDKVIAVLADDKRMDHISSYEDLGDHWLKETKYYWEHYKDLKKPGTCTVNGFFGIEEAVKVIKDCEERYKKEIDPKLVN; from the coding sequence ATGGCAAATCTAAATCAGCCCCCAAGCAGGGTTACCCCAAATTTATTGCACATACTGAATGCTTTCACTGACAGCTCAAATACAATAATAAACACTATTGTTGAATTGAACTCTAATACCATAAATAAATATGAATTAATTACAGAAACGGGCCATCTTAAACTTGATAGAGTAGGTTATTCATCACTTGCGTATCCTTTTGCTTATGGATGTATTCCAAGGACATGGGATGAAGATGGAGATCCGCTTGATGTAGAAATTGTTGGGGTAACTGAGCCATTGATCCCGGGATCTATTGTGGAAGCAAGGATTATTGGGGTGATGAAATTTGATGATGGTGGAGAGGTCGATGATAAGGTAATAGCGGTTCTCGCAGATGATAAAAGAATGGATCATATTTCAAGTTATGAAGACCTTGGAGATCATTGGTTAAAAGAAACAAAGTATTATTGGGAGCACTACAAAGATCTAAAAAAACCAGGAACATGTACTGTCAATGGTTTTTTTGGGATAGAAGAAGCTGTTAAAGTGATTAAAGATTGTGAAGAGAGATACAAAAAAGAAATTGATCCTAAATTAGTAAATTAA